From a region of the Falco peregrinus isolate bFalPer1 chromosome 5, bFalPer1.pri, whole genome shotgun sequence genome:
- the RAF1 gene encoding RAF proto-oncogene serine/threonine-protein kinase isoform X1, with protein MEHIQGAWKTISNGFGLKDSVFDGPNCISPTIVQQFGYQRRASDDGKISDTSKTSNTIRVFLPNKQRTVVNVRNGMTLHDCLMKALKVRGLQPECCAVFRLLTEPKGKKVRLDWNTDAASLIGEELQVDFLDHVPLTTHNFARKTFLKLAFCDICQKFLLNGFRCQTCGYKFHEHCSTKVPTMCVDWSNIRQLLLFPNSNISDSGVPALPPLTMRRMRESVSRIPVSSQHRYSTPHAFTFNTSNPSSEGSLSQRQRSTSTPNVHMVSTTMPVDSRIIEDAIRSHSESASPSALSGSPNNMSPTGWSQPKTPVPAQRERAPGSNTQEKNKIRPRGQRDSSYYWEIEASEVMLSTRIGSGSFGTVYKGKWHGDVAVKILKVVDPTPEQFQAFRNEVAVLRKTRHVNILLFMGYMTKDNLAIVTQWCEGSSLYKHLHVQETKFQMFQLIDIARQTAQGMDYLHAKNIIHRDMKSNNIFLHEGLTVKIGDFGLATVKSRWSGSQQVEQPTGSILWMAPEVIRMQDSNPFSFQSDVYSYGIVLYELMTGELPYSHINNRDQIIFMVGRGYASPDLSKLYKNCPKAMKRLVADCLKKVREERPLFPQILSSIELLQHSLPKINRSASEPSLHRAAHTEDINSCTLTSTRLPVF; from the exons ATGGAGCACATTCAGGGAGCTTGGAAGACGATCAGTAATGGTTTTGGACTCAAGGATTCTGTCTTTGATGGCCCAAACTGTATTTCGCCTACTATTGTCCAGCAGTTCGGTTATCAACGCCGAGCATCTGATGATGGCAAAATATCAGATACTTCCAAAACTAGTAATACCATTCGTGTTTTCTTGCCCAACAAGCAGCGCACGGTG GTAAATGTGCGAAATGGGATGACTTTACATGACTGTCTTATGAAGGCACTTAAAGTAAGAGGTCTGCAGCCAGAATGCTGTGCAGTTTTTCGACTTCTTACTGAACCAAAAGG aaaaaaggtGCGTTTGGATTGGAATACAGATGCTGCCTCTTTGATTGGAGAGGAACTGCAAGTGGACTTTCTTGATCATGTTCCACTCACTACACACAACTTt GCTCGGAAGACATTTCTAAAGCTTGCTTTCTGTGACATCTGCCAGAAGTTCCTGCTAAATGGGTTTCGGTGTCAGACATGTGGTTATAAATTCCACGAACACTGCAGCACTAAAGTTCCAACCATGTGTGTCGACTGGAGCAATATCAGGCAACTCTT ATTGTTCCCAAATTCAAATATCAGTGACAGTGGTGTCCCTGCACTACCTCCCTTGACAATGAGACGGATGCGGGAGTCTGTCTCCCGGATACCTGTTAG ttCCCAGCACAGGTATTCTACACCTCATGCCTTCACATTCAACACATCAAATCCTTCCTCTGAGGGCTCTCTTTCCCAAAGACAGCGATCTACATCCACACCAAATGTCCATATGGTTAGCACTACAATGCCTGTAGACAGCCGGATAATTGAG GATGCAATTCGAAGCCATAGTGAATCAG cctCACCCTCTGCTCTGTCTGGCAGTCCTAACAATATGAGCCCAACCGGCTGGTCTCAGCCTAAAACCCCAGTCCCAGCCCAAAGAGAGAGAGCCCCTGGATCTAATAcacaagaaaagaacaaaatt AGGCCTCGTGGACAGAGAGATTCCAGTTATTACTGGGAAATAGAAGCAAGTGAAGTCATGCTTTCTACCAGAATAGGGTCAGGTTCTTTTGGAACAGTTTACAAAGGCAAATGGCATG GGGATGTAGCAGTGAAGATACTAAAGGTTGTAGACCCAACCCCAGAACAGTTCCAGGCTTTCAGAAATGAAGTGGCTGTATTAAG GAAAACTCGGCATGTTAATATTTTGCTCTTCATGGGCTACATGACTAAAGATAATCTGGCCATTGTTACGCAGTGGTGTGAAGGAAGCAGTCTGTATAAACACCTGCATGTTCAAGAGACCAAGTTCCAAATGTTCCAGCTCATTGATATTGCTCGGCAGACGGCACAGGGAATGGA CTATTTACATGCAAAGAATATCATCCACAGAGACATGAAATCCAATA ATATATTTCTTCATGAAGGCCTCACAGTGAAAATAGGAGACTTTGGTCTGGCAACTGTAAAATCCAGATGGAGTGGATCTCAACAGGTGGAACAGCCCACAGGTTCAATCTTGTGGATG GCACCAGAAGTGATACGGATGCAGGATAGTAACCCGTTTAGTTTTCAGTCAGATGTCTACTCCTATGGAATAGTATTATATGAACTAATGACAGGAGAGTTGCCATACTCCCACATAAACAACCGAGATCAG attattttcatgGTTGGCCGAGGGTATGCTTCTCCAGACCTCAGTAAATTGTACAAGAACTGCCCCAAAGCAATGAAGAGGCTTGTAGCAGATTGTTTGAAGAAAGTTAGGGAAGAACGACCTCTGTTTCCACAA ATACTGTCGTCCATTGAGTTGTTGCAACATTCTTTACCCAAAATCAACCGGAGCGCTTCTGAACCATCTCTGCATCGTGCCGCCCACACAGAGGACATAAATTCATGCACGTTAACATCCACGAGACTACCCGTGTTTTAG
- the RAF1 gene encoding RAF proto-oncogene serine/threonine-protein kinase isoform X2 has translation MEHIQGAWKTISNGFGLKDSVFDGPNCISPTIVQQFGYQRRASDDGKISDTSKTSNTIRVFLPNKQRTVVNVRNGMTLHDCLMKALKVRGLQPECCAVFRLLTEPKGKKVRLDWNTDAASLIGEELQVDFLDHVPLTTHNFARKTFLKLAFCDICQKFLLNGFRCQTCGYKFHEHCSTKVPTMCVDWSNIRQLFSQHRYSTPHAFTFNTSNPSSEGSLSQRQRSTSTPNVHMVSTTMPVDSRIIEDAIRSHSESASPSALSGSPNNMSPTGWSQPKTPVPAQRERAPGSNTQEKNKIRPRGQRDSSYYWEIEASEVMLSTRIGSGSFGTVYKGKWHGDVAVKILKVVDPTPEQFQAFRNEVAVLRKTRHVNILLFMGYMTKDNLAIVTQWCEGSSLYKHLHVQETKFQMFQLIDIARQTAQGMDYLHAKNIIHRDMKSNNIFLHEGLTVKIGDFGLATVKSRWSGSQQVEQPTGSILWMAPEVIRMQDSNPFSFQSDVYSYGIVLYELMTGELPYSHINNRDQIIFMVGRGYASPDLSKLYKNCPKAMKRLVADCLKKVREERPLFPQILSSIELLQHSLPKINRSASEPSLHRAAHTEDINSCTLTSTRLPVF, from the exons ATGGAGCACATTCAGGGAGCTTGGAAGACGATCAGTAATGGTTTTGGACTCAAGGATTCTGTCTTTGATGGCCCAAACTGTATTTCGCCTACTATTGTCCAGCAGTTCGGTTATCAACGCCGAGCATCTGATGATGGCAAAATATCAGATACTTCCAAAACTAGTAATACCATTCGTGTTTTCTTGCCCAACAAGCAGCGCACGGTG GTAAATGTGCGAAATGGGATGACTTTACATGACTGTCTTATGAAGGCACTTAAAGTAAGAGGTCTGCAGCCAGAATGCTGTGCAGTTTTTCGACTTCTTACTGAACCAAAAGG aaaaaaggtGCGTTTGGATTGGAATACAGATGCTGCCTCTTTGATTGGAGAGGAACTGCAAGTGGACTTTCTTGATCATGTTCCACTCACTACACACAACTTt GCTCGGAAGACATTTCTAAAGCTTGCTTTCTGTGACATCTGCCAGAAGTTCCTGCTAAATGGGTTTCGGTGTCAGACATGTGGTTATAAATTCCACGAACACTGCAGCACTAAAGTTCCAACCATGTGTGTCGACTGGAGCAATATCAGGCAACTCTT ttCCCAGCACAGGTATTCTACACCTCATGCCTTCACATTCAACACATCAAATCCTTCCTCTGAGGGCTCTCTTTCCCAAAGACAGCGATCTACATCCACACCAAATGTCCATATGGTTAGCACTACAATGCCTGTAGACAGCCGGATAATTGAG GATGCAATTCGAAGCCATAGTGAATCAG cctCACCCTCTGCTCTGTCTGGCAGTCCTAACAATATGAGCCCAACCGGCTGGTCTCAGCCTAAAACCCCAGTCCCAGCCCAAAGAGAGAGAGCCCCTGGATCTAATAcacaagaaaagaacaaaatt AGGCCTCGTGGACAGAGAGATTCCAGTTATTACTGGGAAATAGAAGCAAGTGAAGTCATGCTTTCTACCAGAATAGGGTCAGGTTCTTTTGGAACAGTTTACAAAGGCAAATGGCATG GGGATGTAGCAGTGAAGATACTAAAGGTTGTAGACCCAACCCCAGAACAGTTCCAGGCTTTCAGAAATGAAGTGGCTGTATTAAG GAAAACTCGGCATGTTAATATTTTGCTCTTCATGGGCTACATGACTAAAGATAATCTGGCCATTGTTACGCAGTGGTGTGAAGGAAGCAGTCTGTATAAACACCTGCATGTTCAAGAGACCAAGTTCCAAATGTTCCAGCTCATTGATATTGCTCGGCAGACGGCACAGGGAATGGA CTATTTACATGCAAAGAATATCATCCACAGAGACATGAAATCCAATA ATATATTTCTTCATGAAGGCCTCACAGTGAAAATAGGAGACTTTGGTCTGGCAACTGTAAAATCCAGATGGAGTGGATCTCAACAGGTGGAACAGCCCACAGGTTCAATCTTGTGGATG GCACCAGAAGTGATACGGATGCAGGATAGTAACCCGTTTAGTTTTCAGTCAGATGTCTACTCCTATGGAATAGTATTATATGAACTAATGACAGGAGAGTTGCCATACTCCCACATAAACAACCGAGATCAG attattttcatgGTTGGCCGAGGGTATGCTTCTCCAGACCTCAGTAAATTGTACAAGAACTGCCCCAAAGCAATGAAGAGGCTTGTAGCAGATTGTTTGAAGAAAGTTAGGGAAGAACGACCTCTGTTTCCACAA ATACTGTCGTCCATTGAGTTGTTGCAACATTCTTTACCCAAAATCAACCGGAGCGCTTCTGAACCATCTCTGCATCGTGCCGCCCACACAGAGGACATAAATTCATGCACGTTAACATCCACGAGACTACCCGTGTTTTAG